A region of Procambarus clarkii isolate CNS0578487 chromosome 48, FALCON_Pclarkii_2.0, whole genome shotgun sequence DNA encodes the following proteins:
- the LOC123764798 gene encoding serine/arginine repetitive matrix protein 1 isoform X1 translates to MATTTTAITLSSCTSSSTDSRGHPPPDSMDSDKRSLSDAGRQRLSSFPSRQRRMGPAPLASFEDLSMDKTTSDSSPEERTQLPEIGEETSGATTPVTPIATAALSVPSSPRIRVSAASSSSPHETDSKESTPEKELFSGYAKSDFCENMAADLHSSTEELDAEEAEQQRRRRERACKLAELERREEVLRVAELNRKGSSSSVISDGLLPVTSGHSSRLSSLGSIGSTRRSPSPHRMLLETSFCGSRPIQQPSIDFEDPPVNTVKMMDFAIESLERVKSPMEAKPPDIFRTSPATLPRLQPEEVLATAEAPLTKLEVSAVKSAPPSARVVATTPKKKPPPINIEANAETKKILSKEHEPIITAILKPPKEHQSTHPPKSPLHLEQTQQPGQTQQQHRQPLSSQSSPRSPRMPKKVPVPQVPDLKDLPRPSPSPSVASSVTATTPEYHSARSYSTTPSASPRASRRRRTRDEVESGSSSPSVSRKSSFTNLFRKSDSSVLSPVTPDSPGSSGRRSPFSQFIRSAKKEFRSRSRSRSRSKSRERDLEDDTHDRRSVLSIFRPKTKKKSEPDKGKPSSDTRTTSTDSKISEAITNVEFTFNDDGKYQSSSFGLIRQESEVNRAIKEPLRAAPTKAEPETPKPDGIISSRDSSYNELSSIMNIGDNKPSSDTIIVEESKENEVSETREITEDDVFDKPILPSSPAPPPPPLPPPSPSLPVEIKENEIEAPEGDKPILPPKQKDRTSEVDLTLETPAQDLSVDADSRSESERESEIEYLKKKASQQQGTEESLESPDVENKGLVSQDSLEEGELPYVPTTLPMERPLAAPMIPVKERATKMHHTQSIDRPRSTTPLIPGRLEEYKPIVSTPEGESDKMMINIPQTGPVKVLPTRSPKRQSSKTWEDFCQEGLRSPRTLRKQYRERSLQSSEETPPPLPPKARSPARSPITTPETITKQVDVEIKPQPEHVKSWINFDEMPDIVLKPVRQIKTVPPRHQAQQRQKDIQERTEAQQFKPQSEEQRLEEERTSIEGLLTQKLPPPLPEPLILQDLDSDNGQALSEASTPDKGDSSDHSSDSDKPTSPSSSEDLTTVRERIEEIKKEGDEYENSDLERLLAPVNDCINRLSSLSSEPGMMERRSPIPDNWSDFLLPPQPGRRSRLSSLGSDAGSIGGRSPSPSCMLLETSFCGSHPIDDPAAAEPDVPIAIARKLSGISLGDLSPFTVSRRDSSSLLTCPDRTSILSDSSAEGGGSPRDCDYYSSRQQPEPQRAPLGARHLNPFGMDLGVRSNRSSVVSQDQSPPESPCSTVFQAS, encoded by the exons ATGGCCACTACAACCACCGCCATCACCCTCAGCAGCTGCACTAGCAGCAGCACCGACAGCCGCGGCCACCCCCCGCCCGACAGCATGGACTCCGATAAACGTAGTCTGTCTGACGCTGGGCGGCAGCGGCTGTCAAGCTTCCCGTCCCGGCAGCGGCGGATGGGCCCCGCGCCCCTCGCCTCCTTTGAGGATCTCAGTATGGACAAGACTACGTCGGACTCCAGCCCTGAGGAACGCACTCAGCTTCCTGAAATTGGTGAAGAGACATCAGGCGCGACCACGCCGGTCACGCCTATAGCGACGGCTGCTCTTAGTGTGCCCTCGTCGCCAAGGATTCGTGTTTCGGCAGCATCATCTTCCTCGCCTCACGAGACTGACTCCAAAGAGTCAACACCAGAAAAGGAACTGTTTTCGggttatgctaaatctgatttttgTGAAAACATGGCTGCAGACTTGCACTCGAGCACGGAAGAGCTGGATGCAGAAGAAGCAGAGCAACAGAGACGCAGAAGAGAACGCGCGTGCAAGTTGGCTGAGCTTGAGAGACGAGAGGAAGTTTTGCGTGTTGCTGAGCTCAACCGTAAAGGTTCCTCTTCCTCGGTGATCAGTGACGGCCTCCTTCCCGTCACTAGTGGTCACTCGAGTAGACTATCCTCTCTAGGCTCTATCGGCTCTACACGGCGTTCTCCTTCTCCACACCGAATGCTCTTAGAGACCTCTTTCTGTGGTAGTCGCCCCATTCAACAacctagtattgattttgaagatCCACCTGTTAATACAGTCAAAATGATGGACTTTGCAATTGAATCCTTAGAACGAGTTAAATCTCCAATGGAAGCAAAGCCACCTGATATATTCCGTACATCTCCGGCCACCTTACCAAGACTCCAACCAGAAGAGGTATTAGCAACAGCAGAAGCACCTCTCACAAAACTTGAGGTTTCTGCTGTTAAATCAGCGCCGCCTTCAGCAAGGGTGGTGGCCACTACTCCCAAAAAAAAGCCACCTCCAATAAACATCGAGGCTAACGCTGAaacgaaaaaaattctttctaaggaACATGAACCAATTATCACTGCCATTCTCAAACCTCCAAAAGAGCATCAATCAACACATCCACCTAAATCTCCTTtacaccttgaacaaacacaacaGCCAGGACAGACTCAGCAGCAACATCGACAGCCACTTTCTTCTCAGTCATCTCCGCGGTCACCGAGGATGCCCAAGAAAGTTCCTGTTCCTCAGGTCCCAGATCTGAAAGACCTTCCGCGACCGTCACCCTCACCCTCTGTGGCTTCGTCGGTCACTGCCACAACTCCGGAGTACCACAGTGCTCGCTCCTACTCCACCACCCCATCTGCCTCACCCAGAGCATCTAGAAGACGAAGAACCAGAGACGAAGTAGAGAGTGGCTCCTCATCGCCGTCGGTGTCAAGAAAAAGCTCATTTACAAATTTATTTCGTAAATCTGATAGTAGTGTCTTGAGCCCTGTCACTCCAGACTCGCCTGGTTCCAGTGGTCGTAGAAGTCCGTTTAGTCAGTTCATTCGTTCTGCAAAGAAGGAGTTCCGGTCAAGAAGTCGATCTCGTAGCCGAAGTAAAAGCCGAGAGAGAGACCTTGAAGATGACACTCATGACAGGAGAAGTGTCCTGTCAATCTTCAGGCCGAAAACCAAAAAGAAATCTGAACCTGACAAAGGCAAACCCAGCAGTGACACTCGCACGACCTCTACGGACAGTAAAATTAGTGAGGCAATCACTAATGTTGAATTCACGTTTAATGATGATGGAAAGTACCAGTCCTCGTCGTTTGGATTGATAAGGCAAGAGAGTGAAGTAAACAGGGCGATAAAAGAGCCGCTGAGAGCAGCTCCAACGAAAGCAGAGCCCGAGACACCCAAACCTGATGGTATTATCAGTTCTAGAGACAGTTCTTATAATGAACTTTCTTCTATTATGAATATTGGAGACAATAAACCAAGTAGTGATACAATCATAGTAGAAGAATCCAAAGAGAATGAAGTAAGTGAGACACGAGAGATAACAGAAGACGACGTATTTGATAAACCTATTCTGCCTTCTTccccagctcctcctcctcctcctcttcctcctccatctcCTAGTCTCCCTGTTGAAATTAAAGAAAATGAAATTGAGGCtcctgagggtgataagccgaTCTTACCTCCTAAGCAGAAAGATCGCACAAGTGAAGTTGATTTGACTCTGGAGACGCCTGCTCAGGATTTAAGTGTCGACGCAGACTCGCGATCAGAGTCAGAACGCGAGTCAGAAATCGAGTATCTTAAGAAAAAAGCAAGTCAACAACAGGGCACAGAAGAAAGCTTGGAGTCTCCTGATGTAGAGAACAAGGGCCTCGTTTCACAAGACTCTCTTGAAGAGGGTGAACTTCCCTATGTACCCACCACGCTCCCTATGGAGCGCCCACTTGCAGCTCCCATGATTCCTGTCAAGGAGCGTGCTACAAAAATGCACCATACTCAGTCCATTGATAGACCACGTAGCACTACACCTTTAATACCAGGACGTCTAGAAGAGTACAAGCCAATAGTTAGTACACCAGAAGGAGAATCTGATAAAATGATGATCAATATACCACAAACGGGACCAGTGAAAGTGTTACCAACTCGAAGTCCAAAACGACAGAGTTCGAAGACCTGGGAAGACTTCTGTCAAGAGGGCTTGCGGAGTCCGAGGACCCTACGAAAGCAATATAGGGAAAGGAGCTTACAAAGTTCAGAAGAAACACCACCGCCTCTTCCACCTAAGGCTCGTTCTCCTGCACGGTCCCCAATCACGACACCCGAGACCATTACTAAACAAGTTGATGTTGAAATCAAGCCTCAACCAGAGCACGTTAAAAGTTGGATTAATTTCGACGAAATGCCAGATATAGTCCTGAAACCAGTGCGTCAGATCAAGACAGTTCCTCCAAGACACCAAGCAcagcagagacagaaagacattcAAGAACGCACAGAAGCGCAGCAGTTCAAACCACAAAGTGAAGAACAAAGACTGGAAGAAGAGAGAACAAGTATAGAAGGGCTACTGACACAGAAGTTACCTCCACCACTTCCTGAACCACTAATTCTCCAAGACCTAGATTCTGACAATGGGCAGGCGTTGTCAGAGGCATCTACGCCTGACAAAGGCGACAGCTCTGACCATTCGTCCGACAGTGACAAACCAACTAGCCCCTCATCAAGTGAAGATCTCACCACAGTCAGAGAAAGAATTGAAGAAATAAAAAAAGAGGGGGACGAATATGAGAACTCCGATCTGGAACGGTTACTGGCGCCAGTAAACGATTGCATCAATCGATTATCATCGTTATCATCTGAGCCGGGAATGATGGAACGGAGATCACCCATTCCGGATAACTGGTCAGACTTCCTGCTACCCCCACAACCGGGTCGCAGAAGCCGGCTGTCGTCGCTAGGGTCAGATGCGGGGTCAATAGGTGGAAGGTCTCCATCACCGTcttgcatgttgctggagacctctttcTGCGGCTCACACCCCATCGACGACCCTGCAGCTGCAGAGCCCGACGTGCCTATCGCTATTGCCAGAAAACTAAGTGGGATCTCCCTGGGCGACTTGAGTCCCTTCACAGTTTCTCGCCGGGACTCCTCCAGCCTTCTCACTTGCCCAGATAGAACCTCCATACTAAG TGATTCGTCTGCGGAAGGCGGTGGTTCGCCCCGCGACTGTGACTACTATAGCAGTAGGCAGCAGCCGGAGCCCCAGAGAGCCCCGCTGGGGGCCCGCCACCTCAACCCATTCGGCATGGACCTGGGCGTCAGGAGTAACCGCAGCTCCGTCGTCTCCCAAGACCAA
- the LOC123764798 gene encoding serine/arginine repetitive matrix protein 1 isoform X2: MATTTTAITLSSCTSSSTDSRGHPPPDSMDSDKRSLSDAGRQRLSSFPSRQRRMGPAPLASFEDLSMDKTTSDSSPEERTQLPEIGEETSGATTPVTPIATAALSVPSSPRIRVSAASSSSPHETDSKESTPEKELFSGYAKSDFCENMAADLHSSTEELDAEEAEQQRRRRERACKLAELERREEVLRVAELNRKGSSSSVISDGLLPVTSGHSSRLSSLGSIGSTRRSPSPHRMLLETSFCGSRPIQQPSIDFEDPPVNTVKMMDFAIESLERVKSPMEAKPPDIFRTSPATLPRLQPEEVLATAEAPLTKLEVSAVKSAPPSARVVATTPKKKPPPINIEANAETKKILSKEHEPIITAILKPPKEHQSTHPPKSPLHLEQTQQPGQTQQQHRQPLSSQSSPRSPRMPKKVPVPQVPDLKDLPRPSPSPSVASSVTATTPEYHSARSYSTTPSASPRASRRRRTRDEVESGSSSPSVSRKSSFTNLFRKSDSSVLSPVTPDSPGSSGRRSPFSQFIRSAKKEFRSRSRSRSRSKSRERDLEDDTHDRRSVLSIFRPKTKKKSEPDKGKPSSDTRTTSTDSKISEAITNVEFTFNDDGKYQSSSFGLIRQESEVNRAIKEPLRAAPTKAEPETPKPDGIISSRDSSYNELSSIMNIGDNKPSSDTIIVEESKENEVSETREITEDDVFDKPILPSSPAPPPPPLPPPSPSLPVEIKENEIEAPEGDKPILPPKQKDRTSEVDLTLETPAQDLSVDADSRSESERESEIEYLKKKASQQQGTEESLESPDVENKGLVSQDSLEEGELPYVPTTLPMERPLAAPMIPVKERATKMHHTQSIDRPRSTTPLIPGRLEEYKPIVSTPEGESDKMMINIPQTGPVKVLPTRSPKRQSSKTWEDFCQEGLRSPRTLRKQYRERSLQSSEETPPPLPPKARSPARSPITTPETITKQVDVEIKPQPEHVKSWINFDEMPDIVLKPVRQIKTVPPRHQAQQRQKDIQERTEAQQFKPQSEEQRLEEERTSIEGLLTQKLPPPLPEPLILQDLDSDNGQALSEASTPDKGDSSDHSSDSDKPTSPSSSEDLTTVRERIEEIKKEGDEYENSDLERLLAPVNDCINRLSSLSSEPGMMERRSPIPDNWSDFLLPPQPGRRSRLSSLGSDAGSIGGRSPSPSCMLLETSFCGSHPIDDPAAAEPDVPIAIARKLSGISLGDLSPFTVSRRDSSSLLTCPDRTSILSDSSAEGGGSPRDCDYYSSRQQPEPQRAPLGARHLNPFGMDLGVRSNRSSVVSQDQRMVRGAP; this comes from the exons ATGGCCACTACAACCACCGCCATCACCCTCAGCAGCTGCACTAGCAGCAGCACCGACAGCCGCGGCCACCCCCCGCCCGACAGCATGGACTCCGATAAACGTAGTCTGTCTGACGCTGGGCGGCAGCGGCTGTCAAGCTTCCCGTCCCGGCAGCGGCGGATGGGCCCCGCGCCCCTCGCCTCCTTTGAGGATCTCAGTATGGACAAGACTACGTCGGACTCCAGCCCTGAGGAACGCACTCAGCTTCCTGAAATTGGTGAAGAGACATCAGGCGCGACCACGCCGGTCACGCCTATAGCGACGGCTGCTCTTAGTGTGCCCTCGTCGCCAAGGATTCGTGTTTCGGCAGCATCATCTTCCTCGCCTCACGAGACTGACTCCAAAGAGTCAACACCAGAAAAGGAACTGTTTTCGggttatgctaaatctgatttttgTGAAAACATGGCTGCAGACTTGCACTCGAGCACGGAAGAGCTGGATGCAGAAGAAGCAGAGCAACAGAGACGCAGAAGAGAACGCGCGTGCAAGTTGGCTGAGCTTGAGAGACGAGAGGAAGTTTTGCGTGTTGCTGAGCTCAACCGTAAAGGTTCCTCTTCCTCGGTGATCAGTGACGGCCTCCTTCCCGTCACTAGTGGTCACTCGAGTAGACTATCCTCTCTAGGCTCTATCGGCTCTACACGGCGTTCTCCTTCTCCACACCGAATGCTCTTAGAGACCTCTTTCTGTGGTAGTCGCCCCATTCAACAacctagtattgattttgaagatCCACCTGTTAATACAGTCAAAATGATGGACTTTGCAATTGAATCCTTAGAACGAGTTAAATCTCCAATGGAAGCAAAGCCACCTGATATATTCCGTACATCTCCGGCCACCTTACCAAGACTCCAACCAGAAGAGGTATTAGCAACAGCAGAAGCACCTCTCACAAAACTTGAGGTTTCTGCTGTTAAATCAGCGCCGCCTTCAGCAAGGGTGGTGGCCACTACTCCCAAAAAAAAGCCACCTCCAATAAACATCGAGGCTAACGCTGAaacgaaaaaaattctttctaaggaACATGAACCAATTATCACTGCCATTCTCAAACCTCCAAAAGAGCATCAATCAACACATCCACCTAAATCTCCTTtacaccttgaacaaacacaacaGCCAGGACAGACTCAGCAGCAACATCGACAGCCACTTTCTTCTCAGTCATCTCCGCGGTCACCGAGGATGCCCAAGAAAGTTCCTGTTCCTCAGGTCCCAGATCTGAAAGACCTTCCGCGACCGTCACCCTCACCCTCTGTGGCTTCGTCGGTCACTGCCACAACTCCGGAGTACCACAGTGCTCGCTCCTACTCCACCACCCCATCTGCCTCACCCAGAGCATCTAGAAGACGAAGAACCAGAGACGAAGTAGAGAGTGGCTCCTCATCGCCGTCGGTGTCAAGAAAAAGCTCATTTACAAATTTATTTCGTAAATCTGATAGTAGTGTCTTGAGCCCTGTCACTCCAGACTCGCCTGGTTCCAGTGGTCGTAGAAGTCCGTTTAGTCAGTTCATTCGTTCTGCAAAGAAGGAGTTCCGGTCAAGAAGTCGATCTCGTAGCCGAAGTAAAAGCCGAGAGAGAGACCTTGAAGATGACACTCATGACAGGAGAAGTGTCCTGTCAATCTTCAGGCCGAAAACCAAAAAGAAATCTGAACCTGACAAAGGCAAACCCAGCAGTGACACTCGCACGACCTCTACGGACAGTAAAATTAGTGAGGCAATCACTAATGTTGAATTCACGTTTAATGATGATGGAAAGTACCAGTCCTCGTCGTTTGGATTGATAAGGCAAGAGAGTGAAGTAAACAGGGCGATAAAAGAGCCGCTGAGAGCAGCTCCAACGAAAGCAGAGCCCGAGACACCCAAACCTGATGGTATTATCAGTTCTAGAGACAGTTCTTATAATGAACTTTCTTCTATTATGAATATTGGAGACAATAAACCAAGTAGTGATACAATCATAGTAGAAGAATCCAAAGAGAATGAAGTAAGTGAGACACGAGAGATAACAGAAGACGACGTATTTGATAAACCTATTCTGCCTTCTTccccagctcctcctcctcctcctcttcctcctccatctcCTAGTCTCCCTGTTGAAATTAAAGAAAATGAAATTGAGGCtcctgagggtgataagccgaTCTTACCTCCTAAGCAGAAAGATCGCACAAGTGAAGTTGATTTGACTCTGGAGACGCCTGCTCAGGATTTAAGTGTCGACGCAGACTCGCGATCAGAGTCAGAACGCGAGTCAGAAATCGAGTATCTTAAGAAAAAAGCAAGTCAACAACAGGGCACAGAAGAAAGCTTGGAGTCTCCTGATGTAGAGAACAAGGGCCTCGTTTCACAAGACTCTCTTGAAGAGGGTGAACTTCCCTATGTACCCACCACGCTCCCTATGGAGCGCCCACTTGCAGCTCCCATGATTCCTGTCAAGGAGCGTGCTACAAAAATGCACCATACTCAGTCCATTGATAGACCACGTAGCACTACACCTTTAATACCAGGACGTCTAGAAGAGTACAAGCCAATAGTTAGTACACCAGAAGGAGAATCTGATAAAATGATGATCAATATACCACAAACGGGACCAGTGAAAGTGTTACCAACTCGAAGTCCAAAACGACAGAGTTCGAAGACCTGGGAAGACTTCTGTCAAGAGGGCTTGCGGAGTCCGAGGACCCTACGAAAGCAATATAGGGAAAGGAGCTTACAAAGTTCAGAAGAAACACCACCGCCTCTTCCACCTAAGGCTCGTTCTCCTGCACGGTCCCCAATCACGACACCCGAGACCATTACTAAACAAGTTGATGTTGAAATCAAGCCTCAACCAGAGCACGTTAAAAGTTGGATTAATTTCGACGAAATGCCAGATATAGTCCTGAAACCAGTGCGTCAGATCAAGACAGTTCCTCCAAGACACCAAGCAcagcagagacagaaagacattcAAGAACGCACAGAAGCGCAGCAGTTCAAACCACAAAGTGAAGAACAAAGACTGGAAGAAGAGAGAACAAGTATAGAAGGGCTACTGACACAGAAGTTACCTCCACCACTTCCTGAACCACTAATTCTCCAAGACCTAGATTCTGACAATGGGCAGGCGTTGTCAGAGGCATCTACGCCTGACAAAGGCGACAGCTCTGACCATTCGTCCGACAGTGACAAACCAACTAGCCCCTCATCAAGTGAAGATCTCACCACAGTCAGAGAAAGAATTGAAGAAATAAAAAAAGAGGGGGACGAATATGAGAACTCCGATCTGGAACGGTTACTGGCGCCAGTAAACGATTGCATCAATCGATTATCATCGTTATCATCTGAGCCGGGAATGATGGAACGGAGATCACCCATTCCGGATAACTGGTCAGACTTCCTGCTACCCCCACAACCGGGTCGCAGAAGCCGGCTGTCGTCGCTAGGGTCAGATGCGGGGTCAATAGGTGGAAGGTCTCCATCACCGTcttgcatgttgctggagacctctttcTGCGGCTCACACCCCATCGACGACCCTGCAGCTGCAGAGCCCGACGTGCCTATCGCTATTGCCAGAAAACTAAGTGGGATCTCCCTGGGCGACTTGAGTCCCTTCACAGTTTCTCGCCGGGACTCCTCCAGCCTTCTCACTTGCCCAGATAGAACCTCCATACTAAG TGATTCGTCTGCGGAAGGCGGTGGTTCGCCCCGCGACTGTGACTACTATAGCAGTAGGCAGCAGCCGGAGCCCCAGAGAGCCCCGCTGGGGGCCCGCCACCTCAACCCATTCGGCATGGACCTGGGCGTCAGGAGTAACCGCAGCTCCGTCGTCTCCCAAGACCAA AGAATGGTTAGAGGGGCTCCCTAA